The following proteins are encoded in a genomic region of Populus nigra chromosome 16, ddPopNigr1.1, whole genome shotgun sequence:
- the LOC133675494 gene encoding long chain base biosynthesis protein 2a-like, translating into MIKIPYLTALSTYFSYGLLFVFGHFRDFFRKILDCFHSSNLQGYAPICLGPEDFYIRRLFLRIQDCFGRPISSAPDVWFDVVQRFSNDNNKTLRRTSKVTRCLNLGSYNYLGFAAADEYCTPRVIEQLKRFSPSTCSPRVDGGTTTLHNELEEIVANFVRKPAAIVFGMGHATNCTTLPVLIGKGGLIVSDSLNHNSIINGARGSGATIRVFQHNSPSHLEEVLRQHIAEGQPRTHRPWKKIFVLVEGIYSMEGELCKLPEIVSVCKKYKAYIYLDEAHSIGAVGKTGRGVCELLGVDTADVDVMMGTFTKSFGSCGGYIAGSKELIQYLKYTCPAHLYATSISPPAAQQIISSIKVILGEDGSSRGAQKLARIRENSNFFRSELQKMGFDVIGDNDSPVIAIMLYNPGKIPAFSRECLKQNIAVVMTAFPATPLLLARARICISACHAMEDLLKALEVINQVGDLIGIKYSPAGSDKQHQEQGAMKLE; encoded by the exons aTGATTAAGATTCCATATTTGACCGCCTTGAGCACCTACTTCAGCTATGGATTACTCTTCGTTTTTGGCCATTTCCGTGATTTCTTTCGTAAAATCCTCGATTGCTTCCACTCCAGCAATCTTCAg GGCTATGCACCGATTTGTCTAGGACCCGAAGACTTTTACATTCGTCGATTATTTCTTCGAATTCAG gaTTGTTTTGGACGTCCGATTTCGAGTGCTCCGGACGTGTGGTTTGATGTTGTCCAGCGTTTCTCCAATGACAATAACAAGACTTTGAG ACGGACATCGAAGGTAACGAGGTGTCTGAACTTGGGGTCGTATAATTATCTCGGGTTCGCTGCCGCTGATGAGTATTGTACGCCTCGTGTTATTGAGCAATTGAAGAGGTTTTCACCGAGTACTTGCAGTCCTCGTGTTGATGGAG gaaCTACGACACTGCATAACGAACTGGAGGAGATTGTTGCAAACTTTGTTAGGAAGCCAGCTGCCATAGTTTTTGGCATGGGCCATGCCACAAACTGTACCACTCTCCCTGTTCTGATCGGAAAG ggAGGGTTAATAGTTAGTGATTCATTAAACCACAACTCAATTATCAATGGTGCTCGTGGTTCAGGAGCAACAATTCGGGTTTTCCAACACAATT CACCATCTCACTTGGAGGAAGTTTTGAGGCAGCATATTGCGGAGGGGCAACCAAGGACACATAGGCCTTGGAAGAAGATATTTGTCCTCGTGGAGGGTATTTATAGTATGGAAGGGGAACTCTGCAAACTTCCAGAGATTGTTTCAGTATGCAAGAAATATAAG GCATATATTTACTTGGACGAGGCTCATAGTATTGGAGCAGTTGGGAAAACAGGAAGAGGTGTTTGTGAACTCTTAGGAGTGGATACAGCTGATGTTGATGTGATGATGGGAACTTTTACAAAATCTTTTGGATCTTGTGGGGGTTATATTGCTGGATCTAAG GAACTAATCCAATACCTTAAGTACACTTGTCCAGCTCATTTATATGCAACATCAATATCGCCTCCAGCTGCACAACAAATTATATCATCCATAAAGGTTATTCTGGGAGAGGATGGTTCTAGCAGAG GGGCTCAAAAACTTGCAAGAATACGTGAAAATAGCAACTTTTTCAGATCAGAGCTGCAGAAAATGGGTTTTGACGTTATTGGAGATAATGATTCACCAGTGATTGCCATAATGCTTTACAATCCAGGAAAAATCCCTGCATTTTCTCGGGAGTGCCTAAAGCAGAAT ATTGCTGTTGTGATGACTGCTTTTCCAGCTACCCCTCTACTTTTGGCCAGGGCACGTATTTGCATATCTGCCTGCCATGCCATGGAAGACCTTCTCAAAGCATTGGAG GTTATCAATCAAGTCGGCGACCTCATCGGCATAAAGTACTCCCCTGCCGGGTCTGACAAGCAGCATCAGGAGCAAGGCGCAATGAAGTTGGAGTGA
- the LOC133675475 gene encoding metalloendoproteinase 5-MMP-like, with the protein MYLVLEKMTPTNPRSRCCCCRLPSCLLYQSGIHSSRNLETSSSLIDHRRTSPLLLKNPLSISSNQDQKPLFVGKFSFSRTQNQTIMTKSRQHHHRFIIRTILLLLSLNSVPSISAHFFPNFTSIPEELLKNATGNPWDFFQQLAGCHAGKKYDGLAKLKHYFQYFGYIPNSLSNFTDDFDDYLESALRTYQQNFNLNVTGELDDQTVNHVVRPRCGNPDIINGSTSMNSGKTNNTSSSHHFHKVSHYSFFTGQPRWRKQALTYVFSPENKLSDEVKAVFSRAFDRWSTVIPLNFSQTDSIYTADIRIAFFSGDHGDGEPFDGVLGTLAHAFSPQNGRLHLDDDEHWVVTGDVRTSELTSAVDLESVAVHEIGHLLGLGHSSVEESIMYPSISSRTRKVELATDDIEGIQTLYGSNPNFNGSSAQSVQEETGSGSGAAHCVPSRWGLTGLIMALCFAFLLL; encoded by the coding sequence ATGTATTTGGTTTTGGAGAAAATGACACCAACAAATCCAAGAAGTCGATGTTGCTGTTGCCGGCTTCCTTCCTGCCTGCTTTACCAATCGGGCATTCATTCCTCTAGAAACTTGGAAACTTCCTCCTCTTTAATTGACCATCGTCGCACCTCTCCTCTGCTACTTAAAAACCCCCTCTCAATTTCTTCCAATCAAGACCAAAAACCTCTCTTTGTCGGCAAATTCTCTTTCTCGAGAACTCAAAACCAAACAATCATGACAAAATCACGGCAACATCATCATCGTTTCATAATTCGCACAATTCTTCTTCTACTCTCACTTAACTCAGTTCCTTCAATCTCTGCTCACTTTTTCCCTAACTTCACTTCAATCCCAGAAGAGTTGCTCAAGAACGCCACCGGTAATCCGTGGGATTTCTTCCAACAACTAGCCGGCTGCCACGCAGGTAAAAAATACGACGGCTTAGCCAAGCTCAAACACTACTTCCAATACTTCGGCTACATCCCCAATTCCCTCTCCAATTTCACCGATGATTTCGACGACTACCTTGAATCTGCTCTCCGAACCTACCAACAAAACTTCAACCTTAACGTCACTGGCGAACTCGACGACCAAACAGTGAACCACGTCGTACGGCCCAGATGCGGCAATCCGGATATAATCAACGGCTCTACGAGTATGAACTCTGGCAAGACCAATAATACCTCGTCAAGCCATCACTTTCACAAGGTCTCTCATTACAGCTTCTTCACTGGCCAGCCTCGTTGGAGAAAACAAGCCTTAACCTACGTGTTCTCGCCGGAAAATAAACTATCCGACGAGGTCAAGGCCGTTTTCTCCCGCGCTTTTGACCGTTGGTCAACGGTGATTCCATTGAATTTCTCACAGACGGATTCTATCTACACAGCTGATATCCGGATTGCGTTTTTCAGTGGCGATCATGGAGATGGAGAGCCGTTTGATGGGGTCTTGGGGACATTAGCACATGCTTTTTCTCCCCAAAATGGGCGACTCCATCTTGACGACGACGAGCATTGGGTTGTGACAGGTGATGTCAGGACATCAGAGTTGACGTCAGCTGTTGATTTGGAGTCCGTGGCAGTGCATGAGATTGGACATTTGTTAGGTTTAGGGCATTCCTCTGTGGAAGAGTCGATCATGTACCCTAGTATTTCTTCAAGGACAAGGAAAGTTGAATTGGCCACCGATGACATTGAAGGGATCCAAACGCTGTATGGTAGCAATCCTAATTTTAATGGTTCATCTGCACAGTCCGTTCAGGAAGAGACTGGTAGCGGTAGCGGTGCCGCCCACTGTGTCCCTTCGAGGTGGGGTCTAACTGGGTTAATCATGGCCTTGTGCTTTGCTTTCCTTCTTTTGTAG
- the LOC133675453 gene encoding uncharacterized protein LOC133675453, whose translation MAEIRPPETHPNNGGGGGSSGGGGGALTSSETVGSKRQRRPSVRLGEIGGGDQLYESQHHRRTASNSNKQWKQQQQQSLGFKEASKSSKTRALTNLSEFNEILDGDNDINLDSVAIGSWRVNHSSKKRGSLNVSAKRVRSNWVSKFDDSSGGGGGGNGGEGEEKYSGGEDEEEEEEEEEEDCREFDVENSETLLKEQSRIRDPLDNLGDGNERNGREVHCYRRVIRGRNDRNVNHDYRHDGVDLSGPSDNDMRDYRNIGRCGGGGEDGVRIWLNSLGLGRYAPVFEIHEVDDEVLPKLTLEDLKDMGINAVGSRRKMFCAIQKLGKGFS comes from the coding sequence ATGGCAGAGATACGCCCACCTGAGACCCATCCAAACAACGGTGGCGGCGGCGGTAGCAGCGGAGGTGGAGGAGGGGCACTAACATCATCGGAAACTGTGGGTTCAAAGAGGCAGCGGAGGCCAAGTGTCCGATTAGGCGAGATAGGCGGCGGAGACCAGCTTTATGAATCCCAACACCACCGTAGAACTGCCAGCAACAGTAACAAGCAAtggaaacaacaacaacaacagagTTTGGGTTTTAAAGAGGCAAGTAAATCATCAAAGACTCGAGCTTTAACGAATTTAAGTGAGTTTAATGAAATCCTTGATGGggataatgatattaatttggATAGTGTTGCAATTGGGAGTTGGAGAGTTAATCATTCTTCGAAAAAGAGAGGGTCTTTGAATGTTAGTGCAAAGCGAGTTAGGTCTAACTGGGTGTCTAAATTTGATGatagtagtggtggtggtggtggtggtaatgGTGGTGAAGGGGAGGAGAAATACAGTGGTGGTGAAgacgaggaggaggaggaggaggaggaggaggaggattgtAGAGAATTTGATGTTGAGAATTCAGAGACTTTGTTGAAAGAACAAAGCCGAATTCGTGATCCACTTGATAATTTGGGAGATGGGAATGAGAGGAATGGGAGGGAAGTGCATTGCTATAGGAGGGTAATTAGGGGGAGGAATGATCGTAATGTTAATCATGATTATCGTCATGACGGTGTTGATTTATCAGGTCCATCTGATAATGATATGAGAGATTATAGGAATATTGGGAGGTGTGGTGGTGGAGGGGAGGACGGAGTGAGGATTTGGCTGAATAGTTTAGGGTTAGGGAGATACGCACCAGTTTTTGAGATTCATGAGGTGGATGATGAGGTTTTGCCAAAGTTGACATTGGAGGATTTGAAGGATATGGGGATCAATGCTGTTGGGTCTAGAAGGAAGATGTTTTGTGCGATTCAGAAGCTAGGAAAGGggttttcttga
- the LOC133675228 gene encoding sialyltransferase-like protein 2, with the protein MRLLQLGFFLALASGLSALLMYITGVSDLHVTNSLSNQDLEALQSLQNGFKKCVGVNGLGLQAVTTGSDYCKVTINFPRDTVPKWKDPKTGELEGLSFEFNLCEAVATWEQVRNSTTILTSEFIDALPNGWEDYAWRRINKGVLLNQCKNKTLCLEKLSLVLPETPPYVPRQFDRCAVIGNSGDLLKTKFGKEIDDYDVVIRENGAPIKNYTEYVGKKSSFRLLNRGSAKALDKVVELDETRKEVLMIKTTIHDIMNKMIREVPINNPVYLMLGASFGSAAKGTGLKALEFALSICESVDMYGFTVDPGYKEWTRYFSESRQGHTPLHGRAYYQMMECLGLIKIHSPMRADPSRVVHSLPSQRTITAARIASEKLLRRVGAGSEDPLRACSIRKKVAKRKSTAISGLRKAAVDHQNFVEGTTMYPLEHHPGHGLLCTLPKD; encoded by the exons atgaggttATTGCAGCTGGGCTTCTTCCTAGCTTTAGCTTCCGGTCTCTCTGCTCTTCTCATGTACATCACCGGCGTCTCCGATCTAC ATGTGACCAATTCACTATCGAATCAAGATTTGGAAGCATTGCAGTCTCTACAAAACGGTTTCAAGAAGTGcgtg GGTGTAAATGGATTAGGCTTACAAGCTGTGACTACTGGAAGTGATTACTGTAAAGTTACTATAAATTTTCCTAGAGACACCGTCCCCAAATGG AAAGATCCTAAGACAGGAGAACTTGAAGGATTATCGTTTGAATTTAATCTATGTGAAGCTGTGGCAACATGGGAACAG GTGCGGAATAGTACTACAATACTCACGAGTGAGTTCATTGATGCTTTACCTAATGGATGGGAGGACTATGCTTGGCGTAGGATCAATAAAGGAGTACTTCT TAACCAATGCAAGAACAAAACTTTATGCTTGGAGAAACTATCACTAGTACTCCCTGAGACACCACCATATGTTCCAAGGCAGTTTGATCGATGTGCTGTCATTGGTAATTCTGGagatcttttaaaaacaaagtttggAAAGGAAATTGATGATTATGATGTTGTAATTAGAGAAAATGGTGCCCCAATCAAG AATTATACAGAGTATGTGGGCAAGAAAAGTTCATTTCGTCTTCTTAACCGGGGATCTGCTAAAGCCCTTGATAAAGTTGTAGAGTTAGATG AAACAAGAAAGGAGGTCTTGATGATTAAAACAACAATACATGACATTATGAACAAGATGATTCGG GAAGTTCCGATAAACAATCCTGTATATCTCATGCTAGGTGCATCTTTTGGATCAGCAGCTAAAGGAACTGGACTCAAGGCTCTTGAATTTGCTCTCTCTATCTGTGAGTCAGTTGATATGTATGGTTTCACTGTGGATCCAGGATACAAAGAATG GACAAGATATTTCTCAGAATCCAGGCAAGGTCACACTCCTCTCCATGGAAGAGCTTACTACCAGATGATGGAGTGCTTGGGT CTTATCAAAATCCATTCCCCTATGCGAGCTGATCCCAGCCGTGTTGTCCATTCGTTACCAAGCCAGAGAACAATTACAGCTGCTAGAATTGCATCAGAGAAATTGTTGAG GAGGGTCGGAGCAGGATCTGAAGACCCACTACGTGCATGCTCCATTAGAAAGAAGGTAGCAAAAAGAAAGTCTACAGCTATCTCTGGTCTCAGAAAGGCTGCTGTAGATCATCAAAATTTCGTTGAAGGCACAACCATGTATCCTTTGGAGCACCATCCTGGACATGGTCTCCTTTGCACACTGCCAAAAGATTGA